The Paraburkholderia sp. ZP32-5 genome includes a window with the following:
- a CDS encoding electron transfer flavoprotein subunit beta/FixA family protein, whose protein sequence is MKILVPVKRVVDYNVKVRVKSDGTGVDIANVKMSMNPFDEIAVEEAVRLKEAGVATEVIAVSAGVTQAQETLRTALAIGADRAILIESGEELQPLAVAKLLKALVDKEQPQLVILGKQAIDDDSNQTGQMLAALANLPQATFASKVTVADGKATVAREVDGGAETLSLTLPAVVTTDLRLNEPRYVTLPNIMKAKKKPLETLKPEDLGVDVTPRLKTLKVAEPPKRSAGVKVPDVKTLVEKLKTEAKVL, encoded by the coding sequence ATGAAAATTCTGGTGCCAGTCAAAAGAGTGGTCGACTACAACGTGAAAGTCCGCGTGAAATCGGACGGCACGGGTGTCGACATTGCGAACGTGAAGATGTCGATGAATCCGTTCGACGAAATCGCGGTTGAAGAGGCCGTGCGTCTGAAGGAAGCGGGCGTCGCGACGGAAGTGATCGCGGTGTCGGCCGGTGTCACGCAGGCGCAGGAAACGCTGCGCACCGCGCTGGCAATCGGCGCCGATCGCGCGATCCTGATCGAATCGGGCGAAGAACTGCAGCCGCTGGCGGTCGCCAAGTTGCTGAAGGCGCTGGTCGACAAGGAGCAGCCGCAACTGGTGATCCTCGGCAAGCAGGCAATCGACGACGACTCGAATCAGACCGGCCAGATGCTCGCCGCGCTCGCGAATCTGCCGCAGGCGACGTTCGCATCGAAGGTGACTGTGGCCGATGGCAAGGCAACGGTCGCGCGTGAAGTGGACGGCGGCGCGGAAACGCTGTCGCTGACATTGCCGGCCGTGGTCACGACCGATCTGCGCCTCAATGAGCCGCGCTACGTGACGTTGCCGAACATCATGAAGGCCAAGAAAAAGCCGCTGGAAACGCTCAAGCCCGAAGACCTCGGCGTCGATGTCACGCCGCGTCTGAAGACGCTGAAAGTCGCCGAGCCGCCCAAGCGCTCCGCCGGTGTGAAGGTGCCGGACGTGAAGACGCTGGTCGAGAAGCTGAAGACCGAAGCGAAGGTGCTTTAA